A stretch of the Cyprinus carpio isolate SPL01 chromosome B4, ASM1834038v1, whole genome shotgun sequence genome encodes the following:
- the LOC109065382 gene encoding probable G protein-coupled receptor 85 translates to MIPSPSMANYSHAGDHNILQNVSPLATFLKLTSLGFIIGVGVVGNLLISILLVKDKSLHRAPYYFLLDLCASDILRSAICFPFVFTSVKNGSAWTYGTLTCKVIAFLGVLSCFHTAFMLFCVSVTRYLAIAHHRFYTKRLTFWTCLAVICMVWTLSVAMAFPPVLDVGTYSFIREEDQCTFQHRSFRANDSLGFMLLLALILLATQLVYLKLIFFVHDRRKMKPVQFVPAVSQNWTFHGPGASGQAAANWLAGFGRGPTPPTLLGIRQNTNAAGRRRLLVLDEFKTEKRISRMFYIITFFFLSLWGPYLVACYWRVFARGPVIPGGYLTAAVWMSFAQAGVNPFICIFSNRELRRCFSTTLLYCRKSRLPREPYCVI, encoded by the coding sequence ATGATCCCTTCTCCATCTATGGCGAACTACAGCCATGCAGGGGACCACAACATCTTGCAGAATGTCTCTCCGCTCGCCACTTTCCTTAAACTGACCTCCCTGGGTTTCATCATCGGCGTCGGCGTGGTCGGAAACCTCCTGATCtccatcctgctggtcaaagacaagAGCCTTCATCGAGCGCCCTACTACTTCCTGCTGGACCTCTGCGCTTCGGACATCCTCCGCTCGGCCATCTGCTTCCCCTTCGTCTTCACCTCCGTAAAGAATGGCTCAGCCTGGACGTACGGCACGCTGACCTGCAAAGTGATCGCCTTCTTGGGCGTGCTCTCCTGTTTCCACACTGCCTTCATGCTGTTCTGCGTTAGCGTGACGCGGTACCTGGCCATCGCCCACCACCGTTTTTACACCAAGCGGCTGACCTTCTGGACATGCCTGGCCGTCATATGCATGGTGTGGACGCTGTCGGTAGCCATGGCGTTCCCTCCGGTGCTGGATGTGGGGACGTACTCCTTCATCCGTGAGGAGGACCAGTGCACCTTCCAGCACCGCTCCTTCCGTGCCAATGACTCGTTGGGCTTCATGCTGCTCCTTGCACTCATCCTCCTGGCCACCCAGCTTGTCTACCTCAAGCTCATCTTTTTCGTCCACGACCGCCGAAAGATGAAGCCGGTGCAGTTCGTGCCTGCTGTCAGCCAGAACTGGACCTTCCATGGCCCGGGGGCAAGCGGCCAGGCCGCGGCGAACTGGCTGGCGGGCTTCGGCCGGGGCCCCACGCCTCCAACCCTGCTGGGAATCCGGCAGAACACTAATGCGGCGGGCCGCAGGCGTCTGCTGGTGCTGGACGAGTTTAAGACAGAAAAGAGGATAAGCAGGATGTTCTACATCATTACCTTCTTCTTCCTGAGCCTGTGGGGACCCTACCTGGTAGCCTGCTACTGGAGGGTGTTCGCCCGAGGCCCAGTGATCCCGGGAGGTTACCTGACGGCGGCTGTGTGGATGAGCTTTGCCCAGGCGGGAGTCAACCCCTTCATCTGCATCTTCTCCAACCGGGAGCTCCGGAGATGCTTCAGCACCACGCTCCTCTACTGCAGAAAATCCAGGTTACCAAGGGAACCCTACTGTGTTATATGA